In Phaseolus vulgaris cultivar G19833 chromosome 10, P. vulgaris v2.0, whole genome shotgun sequence, a single genomic region encodes these proteins:
- the LOC137818811 gene encoding seed linoleate 9S-lipoxygenase-like: MSSTSSLSSIVVKGKLVKGRVVLIRKSLVETLTNVNGLVGTGFNLINSSVEDITKSVSFKLISRTKSQNQKNVAGKVGKDSYLENNVSVLRSLGGTEEPFDIYFEWDDNDMGIPGAFYVTNLMNDEFFLVSLTLEYPTPTTQHHDKIIIQPLIKPLDQSIVIHPQDQNQSIIHHQDQNNIHFVCNSWVHKKTDRVFFANIPYLPGEGTPVALQRYREEELKNLRGDGNGKREKWDRIYDYDVYNDLGFLTSDGQHDHPVLGGTNYPYPRRVRSGRKLIHNNNNGGEYEEADEVYYVPRDENFSNVKTKELLELGTKTLAERVEPLLLSLHLKTTPNEFNGFEEVQRLYEDGVNLPISITANATPSVLKFPPPHIIQESKFSWMTDEEFARQMIAGVNPIVIRLLKEEDIASPWIPICNCFRSHAVTKEKLEINMNGVKVDKALADGRLFILDYYETFMSYLTKINELPSAKAYATRTFLFLKDDGTLKPLAIELSKSHTCICLFTVIESTVVLPADRGVESTIWQLAKAHVIVNDTNYHQLISHWLNTHAVIEPFAIATHRNLSVLHPIYKLLHPHFRDTININALARKSLINAGSIIEQTFLPGPYSMEMSSAVYKNWVFTDQALPKDLMKRGMAVKDISAPHGLSLAIEDYPYAVDGLEIWNALNIWVREYVSLYYSKGDAVEKDTELQTWWKEVVEKGHGDLKAAKWPEMKTSQELVETCTTIIWIASALHAAVNFGQYPYGGYILNRPTQSRRWIPKEGTPEYGEMIKNPQEAFLKTITPKYQTVMDLTVMEILSRHASDEVYLGQRDTLDWTADQKAKDLFKKFTEQLKDIESKISERNNNKELRNRTGPVKLPYTVLLPSSEPGITFRGIPNSVSI, from the exons ATGAGTTCAACGAGTTCATTGAGTTCAATAGTGGTGAAGGGGAAGTTGGTGAAGGGGAGGGTGGTGTTGATTCGGAAGAGTCTGGTTGAAACCCTAACCAACGTCAATGGTCTCGTTGGCACTGGCTTCAACCTAATCAACTCTTCAGTCGAAGATATCACTAAATCTGTGTCTTTCAAGTTGATTAGTCGTACCAAGTCACAGAATC AAAAAAATGTGGCTGGGAAAGTTGGAAAGGATAGCTATTTGGAGAATAATGTTTCTGTGTTACGAAGCTTGGGGGGCACAGAGGAGCCATTCGACATTTATTTTGAATGGGATGATAATGATATGGGAATTCCAGGAGCATTCTACGTAACAAACCTAATGAATGATGAGTTCTTCCTTGTTAGTCTCACTCTTGAATATCCAACTCCAACAACTCAACACCACGACAAAATCATTATTCAACCCCTTATTAAACCCCTGGACCAAAGCATTGTTATTCACCCCCAGGACCAAAACCAAAGCATTATCCACCACCAGGACCAAAACAATATTCACTTTGTGTGTAACTCATGGGTTCACAAGAAAACGGATCGCGTTTTCTTTGCCAACATT CCATATCTTCCTGGTGAAGGGACACCAGTGGCTTTACAAAGGTACAGAGAAGAAGAGTTGAAGAATTTAAGGGGAGATGGAAATGGAAAGCGTGAGAAATGGGATAGGATTTATGACTATGATGTATACAATGATCTGGGCTTTCTAACCAGCGATGGACAACATGATCACCCAGTTCTTGGAGGCACAAACTATCCTTACCCTCGTAGGGTTAGGAGTGGGAGAAAACTCATCCACAATAACAACAATG GTGGTGAATACGAGGAAGCAGACGAGGTTTACTATGTGCCAAGAGATGAAAATTTCAGTAACGTGAAGACTAAAGAATTGCTTGAATTGGGAACAAAAACTTTAGCTGAAAGAGTGGAACCGTTGCTCCTATCTTTACATTTAAAGACCACACCAAATGAATTTAATGGCTTTGAAGAAGTGCAGAGACTGTATGAAGATGGCGTTAATCTGCCCATATCTATCACTGCCAACGCTACTCCAAGTGTCCTTAAGTTCCCACCACCTCATATAATCCAAG AAAGCAAGTTTTCATGGATGACCGATGAAGAATTTGCAAGACAGATGATTGCCGGTGTAAACCCTATTGTGATTCGTCTTCTTAAA GAGGAGGATATCGCATCGCCATGGATTCCAATTTGCAACTGTTTTCGGTCCCATGCAGTGACAAAAGAAAAGTTGGAGATTAACATGAATGGGGTCAAAGTAGATAAG GCATTGGCTGATGGAAGATTATTCATATTAGATTACTATGAAACATTCATGTCCTATTTGACCAAGATAAACGAGCTTCCTTCTGCAAAGGCTTATGCCACCAGGACATTCTTGTTCTTGAAAGATGATGGGACATTGAAACCACTTGCTATTGAATTAAGCAAATCACATACATGTATTTGTCTTTTTACGGTTATCGAGAGCACAGTGGTGCTGCCTGCAGACAGAGGTGTTGAAAGTACAATTTGGCAATTGGCCAAAGCTCATGTTATTGTAAATGACACCAACTATCATCAGCTCATAAGCCACTG GTTAAATACTCATGCAGTGATTGAGCCATTTGCCATAGCAACACACAGGAACCTCAGTGTACTTCACCCCATTTATAAACTTCTTCATCCTCACTTCCGTGACACCATAAATATCAATGCACTTGCTAGGAAATCCCTAATAAATGCAGGTAGCATTATAGAGCAAACTTTTTTGCCTGGACCCTATTCTATGGAGATGTCTTCTGCTGTATACAAGAATTGGGTTTTCACTGACCAAGCATTACCAAAAGATCTCATGAAAAG AGGAATGGCGGTTAAGGATATCTCTGCCCCTCATGGCCTTAGCCTTGCGATAGAGGACTATCCTTATGCTGTTGATGGGCTTGAAATATGGAATGCTCTTAATATTTGGGTAAGAGAGTACGTCTCTCTGTATTATTCAAAAGGTGATGCAGTTGAAAAAGATACTGAATTACAAACATGGTGGAAGGAAGTTGTGGAGAAGGGTCACGGTGACTTAAAAGCTGCAAAATGGCCTGAAATGAAGACTTCTCAAGAGCTGGTTGAAACTTGCACTACCATTATATGGAttgcttcagctcttcatgctGCTGTTAATTTTGGACAGTATCCTTATGGAGGTTACATTCTGAACCGTCCTACACAAAGCCGAAGATGGATCCCAAAAGAAGGAACTCCAGAGTACGGTGAGATGATAAAGAATCCTCAAGAAGCTTTTTTGAAAACAATTACTCCAAAGTACCAGACAGTTATGGATCTTACAGTGATGGAGATACTATCAAGGCATGCATCTGACGAGGTATATCTTGGACAAAGGGACACCTTGGACTGGACTGCTGATCAAAAGGCAAAAGATTTGTTCAAAAAATTTACAGAACAGCTGAAAGACATTGAGAGCAAGATCTCTGAAAGGAACAACAACAAAGAACTTAGAAACCGAACTGGACCGGTGAAATTGCCCTACACTGTGCTTCTTCCTTCGAGTGAACCAGGGATTACTTTCAGAGGAATCCCTAACAGTGTCTCTATCTAA
- the LOC137818078 gene encoding LOW QUALITY PROTEIN: uncharacterized protein (The sequence of the model RefSeq protein was modified relative to this genomic sequence to represent the inferred CDS: substituted 2 bases at 2 genomic stop codons) has protein sequence MIIRSPHVGALSVLEFSENSKFVLEFSTDADGGFIHSFNLTFEGSNDNEAGPSNTHATEPESNDSDIGPSNTHVTEPGPNGNEATPSNTHVIARGMRLTSIRHLARSINNAGSNDNEAGPSNTHVTEPGSTFTPQNFQGSNDNEAGLRMQQRFRRIHNCARNFRNTVAMVMFQLSTPTTCAHCHARLFYHESRDMCCSGGKVLLPRVTAPDELVQIFSGCSSESRHFRQHIRSYNHVLSFTSLGVHMDENIVATGCGIYSFRAQEQNIHKCTLLIKERPANQPQYNLPTASQEAAIIVTGDTXSMARGXDIKVVSHDGNLINIQETIRPNDHSTILQAERLLQQYVVDNYVKIEAGRLRWIRNHQNNIRAEVYQGLQDALHEGQTHTGNVGQRTILPSSFIGSRRDMTQRYEDGIAIVAHDGKPDIFLTMTCNPSWSEISSELKNFQTPQDRPDLLTRIFRAKFEQLKEDVIDKGVLGKVKSYMYVTEFKKRGLPHVHMLLILQDNDKLRDPEDYDSIVRAEIPKSEEEPQLHKVVLKHMIHGPCGTLNPRSPCMKQNQCKKKYPKEFLEETRQGNDSYPQYKRRFNAPVSINRNVTVDNR, from the exons ATGATCATAAGGAGTCCGCATGTTGGTGCACTGTCCGTTCTTGAATTTTCCGAAAATTCGAAGTTCGTTCTTGAATTTTCAACTGATGCTGATGGAGG attcattcattcatttaacTTGACATTTGAAGGATCTAATGATAACGAAGCAGGACCAAGTAACACCCATGCTACTGAACCTG AATCTAACGATAGCGATATAGGACCAAGTAACACACATGTTACTGAACCTG GACCTAACGGTAACGAAGCAACACCAAGTAACACACATGTTATTGCACGTG GAATGAGATTGACATCTATTCGACATTTGGCCCGATCAATTAATAATGCAG GATCTAATGATAACGAAGCAGGACCAAGTAACACACATGTTACTGAACCTG GTTCTACTTTTACTCCACAAAACTTTCAAGGATCAAATGATAATGAAGCAGGACTAA GAATGCAACAAAGATTTCGACGGATACATAACTGTGCTCGAAATTTTAGAAACACTGTTGCGATGGTAATGTTTCAATTGTCAACTCCGACTACATGTGCACATTGTCATGCACGATTATTTTACCATGAATCACGTGATATGTGTTGCTCTGGTGGAAAAGTATTACTTCCCCGTGTTACTGCTCCGGATGAGTTGGTTCAAATATTTTCTGGTTGTTCTTCTGAAAGTAGACATTTTAGACAACATATTAGAAGTTACAACCATGTGCTTTCATTCACTTCACTTGGTGTTCACATGGATGAAAATATAGTTGCAACTGGTTGTGGTATATATAGTTTTCGTGCTCAAG aacaaaatatacataaatgtACTTTACTCATTAAAGAGCGTCCTGCCAATCAACCACAATATAATCTTCCAACTGCATCTCAAGAAGCAGCAATAATTGTTACTGGGGACACATAATCAATGGCACGTGGATGAGACATTAAAGTTGTAAGTCATGATGGGAACTTAATAAACATTCAAGAAACT ATTCGTCCCAATGATCACTCTACAATATTACAAGCAGAGCGACTTTTACAACAATATGTTGTAGACAACTATGTGAAGATTGAAGCAGGAAGGTTACGATGGATTCgaaatcatcaaaataataTTCGTGCTGAAGTGTATCAAGGTTTGCAAGATGCTTTGCATGAAGGACAAACTCACACAG gaAATGTTGGACAGAGGACAATATTACCTTCATCATTTATTGGTAGTCGTCGAGACATGACACAACGATATGAAGATGGCATAGCAATTGTTGCTCATGATGGTAAACCTGATATTTTCCTTACAATGACATGCAATCCTTCTTGGAGTGAAATTTCTTCAGAGCTTAAAAATTTTCAAACTCCACAAGATCGTCCTGACTTGCTCACAAGAATATTTCGAGCAAAATTTGAACAATTGAAGGAAGATGTGATTGATAAAGGAGTTCTTGGAAAAGTTAAAAGTTACATGTATGTGACTGAATTTAAAAAACGTGGACTACCCCATGTGCATATGTTACTTATCTTACAAGATAATGATAAATTACGTGATCCAGAAGATTATGATAGCATTGTTAGAGCAGAAATACCAAAAAGTGAAGAAGAGCCACAGTTGCACAAAGTTGTACTGAAACACATGATACACGGGCCTTGCGGAACTCTTAATCCAAGATCACCATGTATGAAGCAAAATCAATGCAAGAAAAAATATCCTAAAGAGTTCTTGGAAGAAACACGTCAAGGTAATGATTCATATCCACAATACAAAAGACGTTTCAATGCACCAGTATCTATAAATAGAAATGTGACTGTTGACAACAGATAA